A genomic segment from Leopardus geoffroyi isolate Oge1 chromosome A2, O.geoffroyi_Oge1_pat1.0, whole genome shotgun sequence encodes:
- the IQCF1 gene encoding IQ domain-containing protein F1 isoform X2, which produces MVKKDQPQNINEPTEDESQQKEEPTSLSSVPLTSENNVEAEDVNTVETQIVDGADKKTRQIPRNQNKPSTSNNQEVIKIQAWWRGTLVRRTLLHAVIRALIIQRWWKHILTKLMERRRRTALETFTRKEWAAVKLQSWVRMWRIRRRYCRLLNAVRIIQAYWRCHSCASQGFIKGQYRVTANQLHLELEILLGSGPCIVTECIPLPIKQ; this is translated from the exons ATGGTGA AGAAGGACCAGCCTCAAAATATTAATGAACCCACTGAAGATGAGTCTCAGCAGAAAGAGGAACCGACCAGTTTATCCTCAGTACCACTGACCTCAGAGAATAATGTAGAG gCTGAAGATGTAAATACAGTTGAGACACAGATAGTGGATGGTGCTGATAAGAAAACTAGACAA atCCCAAGAAATCAAAATAAGCCCTCTACCAGTAATAATCAAGAAGTCATAAAGATCCAGGCCTGGTGGCGAGGCACCCTGGTGCGCCGGACACTACTGCACGCGGTAATCAGAGCGCTGATCATCCAGCGCTGGTGGAAGCACATCCTGACAAAGCTAATGGAGAGGAGGCGGCGGACAGCACTGGAGACCTTTACACGGAAGGAGTGGGCGGCAGTCAAGCTGCAGTCCTGGGTCCGCATGTGGCGCATCCGGAGGCGCTATTGCCGTTTGCTCAATGCTGTCCGCATTATCCAGGCCTACTGGAGGTGCCACTCCTGTGCTTCCCAGGGTTTCATCAAGGGCCAGTACAGAGTCACTGCCAACCAGCTGCATCTGGAGCTAGAGATCTTGCTGGGCTCAGGGCCTTGCATTGTGACAGAGTGTATTCCCCTCCCAATAAAACAGTGA
- the IQCF1 gene encoding IQ domain-containing protein F1 isoform X1, with the protein MEEKDQPQNINEPTEDESQQKEEPTSLSSVPLTSENNVEAEDVNTVETQIVDGADKKTRQIPRNQNKPSTSNNQEVIKIQAWWRGTLVRRTLLHAVIRALIIQRWWKHILTKLMERRRRTALETFTRKEWAAVKLQSWVRMWRIRRRYCRLLNAVRIIQAYWRCHSCASQGFIKGQYRVTANQLHLELEILLGSGPCIVTECIPLPIKQ; encoded by the exons ATGG AGGAGAAGGACCAGCCTCAAAATATTAATGAACCCACTGAAGATGAGTCTCAGCAGAAAGAGGAACCGACCAGTTTATCCTCAGTACCACTGACCTCAGAGAATAATGTAGAG gCTGAAGATGTAAATACAGTTGAGACACAGATAGTGGATGGTGCTGATAAGAAAACTAGACAA atCCCAAGAAATCAAAATAAGCCCTCTACCAGTAATAATCAAGAAGTCATAAAGATCCAGGCCTGGTGGCGAGGCACCCTGGTGCGCCGGACACTACTGCACGCGGTAATCAGAGCGCTGATCATCCAGCGCTGGTGGAAGCACATCCTGACAAAGCTAATGGAGAGGAGGCGGCGGACAGCACTGGAGACCTTTACACGGAAGGAGTGGGCGGCAGTCAAGCTGCAGTCCTGGGTCCGCATGTGGCGCATCCGGAGGCGCTATTGCCGTTTGCTCAATGCTGTCCGCATTATCCAGGCCTACTGGAGGTGCCACTCCTGTGCTTCCCAGGGTTTCATCAAGGGCCAGTACAGAGTCACTGCCAACCAGCTGCATCTGGAGCTAGAGATCTTGCTGGGCTCAGGGCCTTGCATTGTGACAGAGTGTATTCCCCTCCCAATAAAACAGTGA
- the IQCF1 gene encoding IQ domain-containing protein F1 isoform X3, with translation MAEDVNTVETQIVDGADKKTRQIPRNQNKPSTSNNQEVIKIQAWWRGTLVRRTLLHAVIRALIIQRWWKHILTKLMERRRRTALETFTRKEWAAVKLQSWVRMWRIRRRYCRLLNAVRIIQAYWRCHSCASQGFIKGQYRVTANQLHLELEILLGSGPCIVTECIPLPIKQ, from the exons ATG gCTGAAGATGTAAATACAGTTGAGACACAGATAGTGGATGGTGCTGATAAGAAAACTAGACAA atCCCAAGAAATCAAAATAAGCCCTCTACCAGTAATAATCAAGAAGTCATAAAGATCCAGGCCTGGTGGCGAGGCACCCTGGTGCGCCGGACACTACTGCACGCGGTAATCAGAGCGCTGATCATCCAGCGCTGGTGGAAGCACATCCTGACAAAGCTAATGGAGAGGAGGCGGCGGACAGCACTGGAGACCTTTACACGGAAGGAGTGGGCGGCAGTCAAGCTGCAGTCCTGGGTCCGCATGTGGCGCATCCGGAGGCGCTATTGCCGTTTGCTCAATGCTGTCCGCATTATCCAGGCCTACTGGAGGTGCCACTCCTGTGCTTCCCAGGGTTTCATCAAGGGCCAGTACAGAGTCACTGCCAACCAGCTGCATCTGGAGCTAGAGATCTTGCTGGGCTCAGGGCCTTGCATTGTGACAGAGTGTATTCCCCTCCCAATAAAACAGTGA
- the RRP9 gene encoding U3 small nucleolar RNA-interacting protein 2 isoform X2, which yields MRRSPATPRVRGSQCETSESSLIGRDLSTGWTGCLAPRKTEEEEEEELEETAQEKKLRLAKLYLEQLRQQEEEKAEAQAFEEDQVAGRLKEDVLEQRGRLQKSVAKEIQAPAPADIQVLRGHQLSITCVVITPDDSAIFSAAKDCTIIKWSVESRRKLHVIPRAKKGVEGQPPGHGSHILCMAISSDGKYLASGDRSKLIFIWEAQSCRHLYTFTGHRDAVSGLAFRRGTHQLYSTSHDRSVKVWNVAENSYVETLFGHQDAVAALDALSRECCVTAGGRDGTVRVWKIPEESQLVFYGHQGSIDSIQLINEEHMVSGADDGSVALWGLSKKRPLALQREAHGLQGEPGLEQPFWVSSVAALLNTDLVATGSHSSCVRLWQCGEGFRRLDPLCDIPLVGFINSLKFSTSGDFLVAGVGQEHRLGRWWRIKEARNSVCIIPLRRAPRPPTAGS from the exons cctagcTCCCAGGAAgactgaggaggaagaggaggaggagctggaggagacaGCCCAGGAAAAGAAGCTGCGCTTGGCCAAACTCTACTTGGAGCAGCTCAGGCAACAAG aggaggagaaggcTGAGGCCCAGGCATTTGAGGAGGACCAGGTGGCAGGGCGCCTGAAGGAGGATGTG CTCGAGCAGAGAGGCAGGCTGCAGAAGTCGGTGGCAAAGGAG aTTCAGGCCCCAGCCCCGGCTGACATCCAAGTCTTGCGGGGGCACCAGCTCTCCATCACATGTGTGGTCATCACCCCTGACGACTCAGCCATCTTCTCTGCTGCCAAAGACTGCACCATTATCAAGT GGAGTGTTGAGAGCAGACGGAAGCTTCATGTGATCCCACGAGCCAAGAAGGGTGTGGAGGGGCAGCCCCCCGGCCACGGCAGCCACATCCTCTGCATGGCCATCTCCTCTGACGGCAAGTACCTT GCCTCGGGTGACCGCAGCAAGCTCATTTTCATTTGGGAGGCCCAGAGCTGCCGGCACCTGTACACTTTCACGGGACACCGGGACGCTGTGTCG GGGCTGGCCTTCCGCAGAGGCACCCACCAGCTCTACAGCACGTCCCACGACCGCTCTGTGAAGGTGTGGAATGTGGCGGAGAACTCCTATGTGGAGACACT ctTTGGGCACCAGGACGCCGTGGCCGCGCTGGATGCCCTGAGCAGGGAGTGCTGCGTGACGGCCGGGGGCCGAGACGGGACGGTGCGCGTGTGGAAGATCCCGGAGGAGTCCCAGCTTGTCTTCTATGGCCACCA GGGCTCCATCGACAGCATCCAGCTCATCAATGAGGAGCACATGGTGTCGGGTGCAGATGATGG CTCTGTGGCCTTGTGGGGCCTCTCTAAGAAGCGGCCACTTGCCCTGCAGCGTGAGGCCCATGGGCTGCAGGGGGAGCCAGGCCTGGAGCAGCCCTTCTGGGTGTCATCGGTGGCAGCCCTTCTCAACACGGACCTTGTGGCTACAG GCTCCCACAGCTCTTGCGTGCGGCTCTGGCAGTGTGGGGAGGGCTTCCGACGGCTTGACCCTCTCTGTGACATTCCCTTG gTGGGCTTCATCAATAGCCTCAAGTTCTCCACCTCTGGGGATTTCctggtggctggggtggggcaggagcaCAG GCTTGGCCGCTGGTGGCGCATCAAAGAGGCTCGGAACTCCGTCTGCATCATCCCCCTCCGcagggcccccaggccccccactgCCGGCTCCTGA